The following are encoded together in the Proteiniphilum saccharofermentans genome:
- a CDS encoding RNA polymerase sigma-70 factor, with translation MRVLEKRFSGYFCTYYRQLCLYALHFMGNAEEAEDVVQETFVSLWNKREQIESIRSVKSYLYTAVRNNCLTRIRDAKPTTSLDILPDEQFAEEDQMKRAEMEARIWKMIDELPERRREIFLMAKRDGISYKEIAEQTGLSVKTVENHVFRAMQSLRNKDFNAYLFFFA, from the coding sequence CTGCACTTATTACCGTCAGCTTTGTCTGTACGCCTTGCATTTTATGGGTAACGCCGAGGAAGCCGAGGATGTGGTTCAGGAAACATTCGTGAGTCTCTGGAATAAAAGGGAACAGATAGAATCGATCAGGTCGGTGAAATCATACCTCTATACAGCCGTCCGGAATAACTGCCTGACACGTATCCGTGATGCGAAGCCTACTACTTCACTCGATATACTCCCCGACGAACAGTTTGCTGAAGAAGATCAGATGAAACGTGCCGAAATGGAAGCCCGTATCTGGAAAATGATAGACGAACTACCGGAGCGCCGTCGCGAGATCTTCCTGATGGCAAAACGCGACGGAATAAGCTACAAAGAGATTGCCGAACAAACCGGATTATCGGTAAAAACCGTGGAGAACCACGTATTTCGCGCCATGCAATCGCTCCGGAACAAAGACTTCAATGCGTATCTTTTCTTTTTTGCGTAA